The sequence below is a genomic window from Bombus pyrosoma isolate SC7728 linkage group LG9, ASM1482585v1, whole genome shotgun sequence.
ataaaattggCATGCtctgatataattaaaatttgtctatttttcaatttttcacaaaGGAAGTATTGCTGCATTAATATAATACGGACCGTATGatttacacaaatatttttttaaattgtaggCTATACAATTAGGCACAACAGAAGCTTCGAGATACTGGATATATTGGGTTCCTGCACAATACATATCCGCTATAAAAGATGCTGTTCTTGGCAAGTGGTGCTACTTCTGATCGAACATTGATGGAAGTTTCGGTCTCTTCAAAAACAAAGCGTAATCAGGTGTAAGAATTGATACAAACACGACTGTACTAGTCACACATTTTTAACAGTAAGTAATAACTTATTTTGCGTTGGATAATAACTGATATGTTCTAATAAAAgtattcttcctttttgttaAGGAAATTTTCttagataatttttaactttgttaaaaatgataaaaatattttataaagatcgatacattttacgaatttataattaccaTTTCTGATAGCAAAAAGAAGTGTTTATACAACATTGCGATTTCTggattattgaaattttttaatatattgaagTAATGCTAACTGTAATCTTAATTTCTCtgaattatatcgtatataagATTTGTAAATATCATAAGTTTTTTAACTCTTAGgaaaatacgttatattaaaaagaaacattttattaccTTAGGTAAAAGAATTGTCATTTAAATGAACagattaaagaattttaacttttctgtttatttaaatagaaatgcttggatctttaaaataaaagtgaaatgtttgtaaaattacatttataggAGGAAGTGAAGAAAGAAGTTATGATGTTGCATTTACAATCTTTTGAAGTTCGTCGAGAAATAATTCAACTTTTTAGTACATTTAAtgacattaaataataaattaaaatagtttaGATATTCAAAAACGAATTGTTtcaaatctatttttatagttaCAATTTATGTCGAGTATCGAAACTGATTTTATACATGTTAAGTTTCGAAACAAATTTGTCgcaaattaatttgattcaattaaaaaaaaaaaagaacaagaaggtacgaattataaatgaaattcaagtTGCAATAAGCTAAGTTATTATCAAGAAATATAGTCCGCATTTtataaagatgaaaaaaatgcaatttttggTACGATGTTACTGTTCGATTACGAAACAACgaatttgtcaaaatatatttgcacgcgtcttGATATTGGcctataaaacaaaaatttgtccaGGGGAATTAGCCGTCTCAAAATTTCACTACGCACTAGAGTTCAAGTGGACTGTATATCTCGACGAGCATTATTAAGACgagcattaaattattatgtaacgttAGTATTATAAACTGCTGTAAATTAGGTTTTATACTGTACATGTACACAACTGAAGGAACGAGAACCCGGAAAAACGACAAATCAAACTTGTATCTACCGTAATATCTACATGGAATTCATAACTATTTGCACATTCGAAAAACTATTTCAATGTCCATTTAAAACAAGACTTGTACATCATGTTGTGtgatttgataaaaataaacaattttaagtCTTCTCAAACGtgatcttctttctttttttttttatttgtaaattatattgaaatataaatataataaatatttgttactaactcacataaattattcttgtaaataaagtataataaagcataataaagtaatttttaagttttgGATCGAACTCGGGCTTCTTACCCGCATAATTGCGAGAAATCTAAATTCCCTTACGTTTGTTCGTTATGAACAGGAAACTCCTTATTATGGCTTTAAATTACTCGAGGCTAAGCAAGCTGTGTTGCAAGGTTTACTCTGTttgaaacaagaaaagaaaagaattattagaattctgcacgaatcaaaaattaattataatttcgcAATTGATATAAACCTTTGCATTTCGgtgaaatgtatatatgtaagtgGTTCAAGGTTGAATACAGTGCTTGTATGCGTGTATATGTCAAGGCAATAcatatgatgatataacatagTTCGTGGAAATCTCTGTTTCTACAATTTAAATCGACGTCACTTTGATGTTTTTTCCGTGACTGTCATTTTTACACATAgtgtaaataatgaaatagcaCGTTAACTCGTTactatttaatatgtaatatgatTCTAACCAACATGTAATAAGCGTTTTCTACACAATTGAACAATGCTTTCTCTGTGACAGAAAATCTATGACCTGATGAATGAAGTGTGATCACTAATTAAGCAAGGTgtcaaaaattagaaataatttttaaagaaatgagCAGAAAAACTATAAATTCTACCGTACAATTATTGCTAATGACAGAATTAACGTTGtcattaatttgaaatatgagTAACCAGAAGATAAGTGGAATATGTATTATCTCCTAAGTAGatgatatacataaaaaagatatCCAGTATCAATGGttacttaaatttatattgaatcCTGAACACTTACCTTACTAGAAATGGAACAGAGTGATAATATATTAGAAGATATAGAAGAAGCATTTCTAGTTTTAACAGAGAGCTTCCTGGAACAAGGTGCATCGTTAGTAGATCTTAAGTCTGCtagtttagaaaataatataaaaaataaaaggaaccATATCTCACATTACTTGTGTTCTAAAAAGGTTCTTCTTGCCTTATTTACACCAATATTTTGTAgcatactttttaaatatttatattttgatataatcaGAAGCATTCGTGAAACTAGATGCTTAATaccaaataattatttcatatggGAATTTACAAGACCGATATCAAATTGTGATTATTGTCGGGATGTTACTTCGGCACTGATCTTGCCAAATTTAACAAGAGAAGAATTCAAACAATATGCCTATTCTTCTAGACCTATGGTGATAAAATATGCTGCAAGTCATTGGCCAGCTTCAAAGGTATTTAGCTGGAAATTCTTCAAAGATTTATATGAGAATATTGATGGTGCTTATGATTCGGTAGATGAATGTCAGTTCTTGCATTTCAAAAGTAATCTTACCAATTTACGTGATGTTTTTGCAATGACTGAAGAAAGAGCTATGCAGCATAATGGTAAAGATCCTTGGTATGTTGGTTGGAAAAATTGTCACCTTCAGATTTTGGATATTATGAAACGGTACTACAATTTACCTCATTTTTTACCAGAGGATGCGGAGGTTCCTTATTCCAATTATGTTTTTTTAGGATATGAAGAAGGTGCTATTATGCATGTACGTATAATGGTAATAATACATGCacacttatttttaattatttttagttaatcacaggttttattttgtttacagCTAGATTATATTTCGCGTCTAATGTGGCAAGGGCAAATTATAGGCAATAAAACGTGGAGCGTCGCTCCGACTCCGGAATGTGATACTGTTTGTACGCGTTTTAATTTTAGTGTTTATGCTGGAGATATTGTTTTGTTGGATACAAGAATTTGGTATCATAGCACTTATGTGAAAGGAGGAAACTTTAGTTTGACAGTCACTTCAGAGTATGGTTAGatctttatatgtatattgcaaaattgtatttgatcAATTTTACAGACTACATAGATAGGATTCTATGgagttgaaaatttttatattataaaattgaaagatccAAAATGTTTTGCCttgttaaattattgtattataccgatgcttaattaaatatacataaagttTTTATATGCACAAAAACTTTGATATTATAGGACATGCTATTAATgagtagcattacattatttatgaaatttttatatagtaaaatttttGGAGGTGccatttttaatgaaagatatatatatatttactaatgCATACATTAGAATGTatagaagattaaattttgcaatattttagattgcctatttattataattattatgtatcgAGTTATACACAATTTCTGGATATTTATTGGTTTTGCCATAGTTAAAAACTAatagaaataagaattaaCGAATTTTTTGGATACTATTAGcacaaataagaaaacaatttgTACTGTAATGTAACTGACCAttatatgtttgaaaattatttctgtattcgtatatttgaattcttatacatgtatatgcaTTTAAAAATGCACGTAGCACAAGCTATTATAGAACATTTTACTTCCAATAAAGAGATACATACAGTTAAACACGCTGTGGCTAACGAAATTTTGTGTAAATTTAATGCATAAATTTTACTGAAGGCGatcaattgttatttattttatatttaattatgtatatgtatgtacatgtacaaatatattcagcctataatttttaataaaatatatgaatatagaTAAAGTGTTTCAATGTGACTTTCCCTGCATACTCATATATagcaacttttattttatatattcatttaattgCATAAAACACAACGCGAtagaacttttttttttataaatcgttTATACAGTTTGACATTGCAAGTATAAATACTCGCATACTTTGAAgcataaaagtataatatatcgtgttatatttaaaaattgtggATAGCATAGGGAAGatagaaatattgtttcatttaattacaCACACCAAAACGACATATATCAGAACCTAAAGTGGAATGCATATACCTGTTGCTATGCAATACAGCAtatcatacatataatacTAATTGAACAATGTGCTGATGTTACATCATCATTTTCAGACTTCAAGGTTGCATTTCTACTGATCCTTTTTCTCTGTTGCCTGTTGAAAACTTGGTGGACTTTCCTAAGATATATACAAAAGAACATTTATTTGtagtattaatttttgattcccagataatatttaaaaattataataaatgtattataataaatgttctaCTTACATAGTATGCAGGAGGTGGAACATAGGCGCACTGGGGTCTGTTTGGATCATAATATGCACTTTGAGCAGCTTCTGCTGCTTTTGCATCTGTAAAtgataaaaggaataaaacacttatataacaaaaacattaaatttttattcgaaaatatatttaactttatgATAAGTCACAtacatttgtacatatttgaagtagtaaatttaaattgatctggcatttttgatttttataaaaaatattgagacaaattaattttttaaatatatatttcgtagtTTGCTCTTTCTaagattttaagaattttatttattttataacagtattgataaattttatcatgTAGATAAAATCATAAAGCAAAtcactttcaatattttcacatGGATCTTGAGAtagtttgtttaaaaaattaataaattagcacaatttttcaaacagtaATAAAGTAGCAATATTTTGTGAAAGAACACTTTGGTTGAATGAGTCATTGAATATGCTAAAAATCTATATTCTTCTTAGTgctattttaacgaaaaagaaacgaaattaacgaTTGATATACtgttttgataatttatactaacgaataaataaataaaaaataattaacgagcAATAATAACACTCGCGTATTTTTGAACTATCTCTGACAACTATGTGATAATAACTGAGCATAGTGAAAGTCAACCTTACTGCAGGTCAACCAAACCTGTTGTGCAATAATGttgcataatatttaatacttaaagTTTTTcaagtgaaataaaaactatGGTATTATTGTTCGATTATTTTGCGAACGAAATatatacgatttttataatagagcaatatttcaaattggtgggtttaaataaaaacagcAAGTTATATTTGgctaaattttaataacataatatgttCTTGTATTATAATGATCATCACAAAGCTATATATGATCGAAGcagcaaaaatataatactttaatatacaataataattgataaaaaaacaaatatttaaaaataatttgatattcactgttatgtgtatgtattatatcatATGATCCTCATATCATAAAGAATAGTATAAGATACAAGTTCATTCATATATTCCTTCTTTGCACTTTTAATATACtaactaatatttttttatctttcatttattataatttattttaaagactTTCGA
It includes:
- the LOC122571168 gene encoding uncharacterized protein LOC122571168, which codes for MEQSDNILEDIEEAFLVLTESFLEQGASLVDLKSASLENNIKNKRNHISHYLCSKKVLLALFTPIFCSILFKYLYFDIIRSIRETRCLIPNNYFIWEFTRPISNCDYCRDVTSALILPNLTREEFKQYAYSSRPMVIKYAASHWPASKVFSWKFFKDLYENIDGAYDSVDECQFLHFKSNLTNLRDVFAMTEERAMQHNGKDPWYVGWKNCHLQILDIMKRYYNLPHFLPEDAEVPYSNYVFLGYEEGAIMHLDYISRLMWQGQIIGNKTWSVAPTPECDTVCTRFNFSVYAGDIVLLDTRIWYHSTYVKGGNFSLTVTSEYG